The Ahaetulla prasina isolate Xishuangbanna chromosome 14, ASM2864084v1, whole genome shotgun sequence genome includes a region encoding these proteins:
- the METRN gene encoding meteorin isoform X1 yields the protein MPRIRRLLALLFLLDSAFGNYSEDQCSWRGSGLSQEAGSVEQISLHCAEGSLEWLYPAGALRLSLSPRLPTGPAGKEKPQHVTACIKSSSSFRGAQIYLERDGVLELLLSETEAALQPKVRCFRWLSGEKVALFLQATLHQDISRRIAAFRYELRGEWNAHFSWPWRNLSVKDAGTCRPCNNTEILMAVCTSDFVIRGNIKSISNNREAQESIIGVSATRIHRQKFALFQPIGKSGKSTGNIHTLLRCGVKPGPGSFLFTGWMHFAEAWLTCAPRYKDFIRIYEEARQAHENPCEVSLD from the exons ATGCCTCGGATCCGGCGCTTGCtcgcccttctctttctcttggaCTCGGCTTTTGGCAACTACTCCGAGGATCAGTGCAGTTGGAGGGGAAG TGGTCTATCCCAAGAAGCTGGCAGCGTTGAACAGATCTCCTTGCACTGCGCTGAAGGATCCCTGGAATGGCTGTATCCAGCCGGAGCGTTGCGCCTAAGCCTGTCTCCCCGCCTGCCCACAGGCCCCGCTGGCAAAGAGAAACCACAGCATGTCACCGCTTGCATCAAGTCCTCGAGCAGCTTCCGGGGAGCCCAGATTTACTTGGAACGCGACGGGGTCTTGGAATTGCTTCTCTCGGAGACGGAGGCGGCCTTGCAGCCCAAGGTGCGCTGCTTCCGGTGGTTGTCCGGAGAGAAAGTGGCCCTCTTCCTCCAGGCCACTCTTCACCAAGACATCAGCCGCCGAATTGCAGCTTTCCGTTACGAGTTGCGGGGCGAGTGGAACGCCCACTTCTCCTGGCCTTGGAGGAACCTCAGCGTGAAAG ATGCAGGGACTTGCCGTCCGTGTAACAATACCGAAATCCTGATGGCCGTTTGCACAAGTGATTTTG TTATCCGTGGCAACATCAAGTCCATCTCCAACAACAGAGAAGCCCAAGAATCCATCATCGGCGTGAGCGCCACACGGATCCATCGTCAGAAGTTTGCTCTGTTTCAACCGATCGGCAAATCTGGGAAATCCACAGGCAACATCCACACCCTCCTACGATGTGGGGTGAAACCCGGTCCAGGCAGTTTTTTATTCACCGGGTGGATGCACTTTGCGGAGGCTTGGCTCACCTGCGCTCCCCGATACAAAGACTTCATCCGCATCTACGAGGAGGCGCGACAGGCGCACGAGAACCCCTGCGAAGTCTCGTTGGATTGA
- the METRN gene encoding meteorin isoform X2 — translation MPRIRRLLALLFLLDSAFGNYSEDQCSWRGSGLSQEAGSVEQISLHCAEGSLEWLYPAGALRLSLSPRLPTGPAGKEKPQHVTACIKSSSSFRGAQIYLERDGVLELLLSETEAALQPKVRCFRWLSGEKVALFLQATLHQDISRRIAAFRYELRGEWNAHFSWPWRNLSVKGTCRPCNNTEILMAVCTSDFVIRGNIKSISNNREAQESIIGVSATRIHRQKFALFQPIGKSGKSTGNIHTLLRCGVKPGPGSFLFTGWMHFAEAWLTCAPRYKDFIRIYEEARQAHENPCEVSLD, via the exons ATGCCTCGGATCCGGCGCTTGCtcgcccttctctttctcttggaCTCGGCTTTTGGCAACTACTCCGAGGATCAGTGCAGTTGGAGGGGAAG TGGTCTATCCCAAGAAGCTGGCAGCGTTGAACAGATCTCCTTGCACTGCGCTGAAGGATCCCTGGAATGGCTGTATCCAGCCGGAGCGTTGCGCCTAAGCCTGTCTCCCCGCCTGCCCACAGGCCCCGCTGGCAAAGAGAAACCACAGCATGTCACCGCTTGCATCAAGTCCTCGAGCAGCTTCCGGGGAGCCCAGATTTACTTGGAACGCGACGGGGTCTTGGAATTGCTTCTCTCGGAGACGGAGGCGGCCTTGCAGCCCAAGGTGCGCTGCTTCCGGTGGTTGTCCGGAGAGAAAGTGGCCCTCTTCCTCCAGGCCACTCTTCACCAAGACATCAGCCGCCGAATTGCAGCTTTCCGTTACGAGTTGCGGGGCGAGTGGAACGCCCACTTCTCCTGGCCTTGGAGGAACCTCAGCGTGAAAG GGACTTGCCGTCCGTGTAACAATACCGAAATCCTGATGGCCGTTTGCACAAGTGATTTTG TTATCCGTGGCAACATCAAGTCCATCTCCAACAACAGAGAAGCCCAAGAATCCATCATCGGCGTGAGCGCCACACGGATCCATCGTCAGAAGTTTGCTCTGTTTCAACCGATCGGCAAATCTGGGAAATCCACAGGCAACATCCACACCCTCCTACGATGTGGGGTGAAACCCGGTCCAGGCAGTTTTTTATTCACCGGGTGGATGCACTTTGCGGAGGCTTGGCTCACCTGCGCTCCCCGATACAAAGACTTCATCCGCATCTACGAGGAGGCGCGACAGGCGCACGAGAACCCCTGCGAAGTCTCGTTGGATTGA